The following proteins come from a genomic window of Nostoc sp. TCL26-01:
- a CDS encoding DedA family protein — protein sequence MSSDWIKNIIESLGYWGIALLMFVENLFPPIPSELIMPLAGYTANLPGSKLNLTGVFVAGLLGSVVGALVWYYPGKFLGERRLRELADKYGKWISVSSKDITKAKRWFDTQGNKAVLIGRLIPGVRTLISVPAGVSNMPLLPFLFYTTLGSAAWVGLLTYSGYVLGSQYELVDKYLAPVSKIVLGTLVLAFVIWILNRKRRNTRI from the coding sequence ATGTCATCTGATTGGATCAAAAATATTATCGAATCCCTGGGCTATTGGGGAATTGCTCTGCTGATGTTCGTAGAGAATTTATTTCCACCAATTCCTTCAGAATTAATCATGCCACTGGCAGGATATACAGCTAATCTGCCAGGCTCCAAACTCAATCTGACGGGCGTGTTTGTGGCTGGACTTTTAGGTTCTGTCGTCGGTGCGCTGGTTTGGTACTACCCAGGAAAATTTCTGGGTGAGAGACGTTTAAGAGAGTTAGCTGATAAGTATGGTAAGTGGATTAGCGTATCTAGCAAGGATATTACCAAAGCAAAACGCTGGTTTGACACTCAAGGCAATAAAGCAGTTTTGATTGGTCGGCTAATTCCAGGAGTGCGTACCCTCATCTCCGTACCAGCAGGCGTTAGCAATATGCCTCTGCTACCTTTTTTATTTTATACAACTTTAGGTAGCGCTGCTTGGGTGGGTTTGCTAACATACTCAGGATACGTTTTGGGTAGTCAGTATGAACTTGTGGATAAGTACCTTGCCCCTGTATCCAAAATCGTTCTAGGGACTTTGGTTTTGGCATTTGTTATCTGGATACTCAATCGTAAGCGTAGAAATACCAGAATTTGA
- a CDS encoding ParM/StbA family protein, which produces MTDQPSAATPMNAAAIPLNRVSASTPINAAPASKPSNGSSKSILSVDLGRTSTKTCVSREPNNVVFVPANVKQMSIEQVRGGVFEARATDPLMDLWLEYQGKGYAVGQLAADFGANLGVGQSKVEDAIIKVLASAGYFKLKDEISVVLGLPFLSLEQFEREKAQLISQVTGPHVLNFRGESVALNITKVWVMPEGYGSLLWSEAQPKKGGTSPDFTKISVAIVDIGHQTIDLLMVDNFRFARGASKSEDFGMNKFYELVAAEIEGADSQSLALISAVNKPKGERFYRPKGASKPANLDDFLPNLIEQFSREICSRVLAWLPERVTDVIITGGGGEFFWEDVQRLLKEAKINAHLAAPSRQANALGQYIYGEAQLSSSRSSRA; this is translated from the coding sequence ATGACAGACCAACCTTCCGCCGCAACCCCGATGAATGCTGCTGCCATCCCTTTAAACAGAGTGTCAGCATCTACCCCAATTAACGCTGCTCCAGCTAGTAAGCCCAGCAATGGTTCGAGCAAATCTATTCTCAGTGTGGATTTAGGCAGAACTTCCACCAAAACTTGTGTCAGCCGCGAACCCAATAACGTGGTGTTTGTACCTGCTAACGTTAAGCAAATGTCCATCGAGCAAGTACGCGGGGGCGTTTTTGAAGCCCGTGCTACTGATCCTTTAATGGACTTATGGCTGGAGTATCAAGGCAAAGGCTATGCCGTCGGTCAACTAGCAGCAGATTTTGGGGCTAATTTGGGAGTCGGTCAATCTAAAGTTGAGGATGCCATTATCAAGGTATTGGCAAGTGCTGGCTACTTCAAACTCAAAGATGAAATTTCTGTGGTGCTGGGTTTACCTTTTCTCTCTTTAGAACAATTTGAGCGAGAAAAAGCACAATTAATTAGTCAAGTTACAGGGCCTCATGTTTTAAATTTCCGTGGCGAGTCTGTAGCTTTAAATATCACTAAGGTTTGGGTGATGCCAGAAGGTTATGGTAGTCTTCTGTGGTCAGAAGCCCAACCCAAGAAAGGTGGTACTAGCCCCGATTTTACAAAAATTTCTGTGGCAATTGTCGATATCGGTCATCAAACCATCGATTTATTAATGGTGGACAATTTCCGCTTTGCTAGAGGTGCTTCTAAGAGTGAAGACTTCGGGATGAATAAGTTCTATGAACTAGTAGCAGCCGAAATCGAAGGCGCAGATAGCCAATCTTTAGCATTAATCTCAGCTGTGAATAAACCCAAAGGCGAACGTTTTTATCGTCCCAAAGGTGCTAGTAAGCCAGCTAACCTTGATGATTTCCTACCCAACTTGATAGAGCAATTTTCCAGAGAAATTTGCAGCCGTGTGTTAGCTTGGTTGCCAGAGCGTGTCACCGATGTGATTATCACTGGTGGTGGTGGTGAGTTTTTCTGGGAAGATGTGCAACGTCTACTCAAAGAAGCCAAAATTAATGCTCACTTAGCTGCTCCTTCTAGACAAGCGAACGCCTTGGGGCAGTATATTTATGGAGAGGCCCAATTATCCTCCAGTCGCTCTTCTAGGGCTTAA
- a CDS encoding plasmid segregation centromere-binding protein ParR has translation MFQWSKKVVKSVTFNPGVADESLLAVVESYLEKQPDKTFSDLCKEALWQSLCVPESVKPGLKTAVTESAEQKIDELQRQVRDLEERFFAKESHRLEALERQILQLTQQMAHLAIIVTERPVVYHQPQSAPAVDVVNTPYAVNSQEEVDPLISRLSQYLDDF, from the coding sequence ATGTTCCAATGGTCAAAAAAGGTAGTTAAATCGGTCACGTTCAATCCAGGAGTCGCTGATGAGAGTTTGTTAGCGGTTGTAGAAAGCTATCTTGAAAAACAACCAGACAAGACTTTTAGCGACCTCTGTAAAGAGGCCTTATGGCAATCTTTATGCGTACCGGAATCTGTAAAACCTGGTCTCAAGACGGCAGTAACAGAATCGGCTGAACAAAAAATCGATGAGTTGCAACGTCAAGTACGTGACCTTGAGGAACGTTTTTTTGCCAAAGAATCTCATCGTCTAGAAGCGCTGGAACGCCAAATTTTGCAACTAACACAACAAATGGCGCATCTAGCAATTATCGTCACAGAACGACCTGTGGTTTACCATCAACCTCAATCAGCACCAGCCGTAGATGTAGTCAATACTCCCTATGCTGTGAATTCTCAGGAAGAAGTTGACCCTTTAATCAGTCGTTTAAGTCAATATCTTGATGATTTTTAG
- a CDS encoding phosphoglucomutase/phosphomannomutase family protein, with protein sequence MAVIASSIKFGTDGWRGVIGDEFTFERLALVAPVAAQVLYDTYFSSVGSRTIIVGYDRRFMAENFARAVADAVTAIGFDVLLSESYAPTPAFSWAAKQLNALGALVITASHNPGAYLGLKVKGYFGGSVSPEVTKDIEALLLQGVPPATTPGKLESFDPWPSYTEGLKSKVDIGKIQQAIASGKVTVFADVMHGAAASGLGRLLGENVKEINSDRDPLFGGGAPEPLPKYLTKLFEMIRNHREQDKSGLAVGFVFDGDSDRIAAVDGEANFLSSQILIPILIDHLKSRRNFTGEIVKTVSGSDLIPKVAALHNLSVFETAVGYKYIADRMLAAPVLLGGEESGGIGYGSHIPERDALLAALYVLEAIVESGQDLGDYYRHLQQETGFTSAYDRIDLPLASMDVRARLLQQLQTQPLTEIAGKAVIDCNTIDGYKYRLADNSWLMIRFSGTEPVLRLYCEASTLEEVHQTLAWAKQWAE encoded by the coding sequence ATGGCAGTTATAGCTAGCTCAATCAAGTTTGGTACAGATGGCTGGCGGGGCGTGATTGGTGATGAGTTCACCTTTGAACGCCTAGCTTTGGTCGCACCAGTGGCAGCACAGGTATTATATGATACGTATTTTTCAAGCGTGGGTAGCCGCACAATTATCGTGGGTTATGATCGCCGGTTTATGGCAGAAAATTTTGCCCGTGCTGTGGCTGATGCTGTGACTGCTATCGGATTTGATGTTTTGCTCAGTGAAAGCTATGCTCCTACTCCTGCTTTTAGTTGGGCTGCTAAACAACTCAATGCTTTGGGGGCGCTGGTGATTACAGCTAGTCATAATCCTGGCGCATATTTGGGCTTAAAAGTCAAGGGTTATTTTGGTGGTTCAGTATCGCCAGAAGTGACAAAAGATATTGAAGCACTGCTACTACAGGGAGTTCCACCCGCAACAACTCCTGGTAAATTGGAAAGTTTTGATCCTTGGCCTAGTTATACAGAAGGTTTAAAAAGTAAAGTTGATATTGGCAAAATTCAACAAGCGATCGCTTCTGGGAAAGTCACTGTATTTGCGGATGTGATGCACGGTGCAGCAGCAAGCGGTTTGGGGCGATTGCTAGGTGAAAACGTGAAAGAAATTAACAGCGATCGCGATCCTTTATTTGGTGGTGGTGCGCCGGAACCCTTGCCTAAATACTTGACAAAATTATTTGAGATGATCCGCAATCATCGAGAGCAAGATAAATCAGGTTTAGCGGTAGGATTTGTATTTGATGGTGATAGCGATCGCATTGCCGCAGTCGATGGAGAAGCTAATTTTTTAAGTTCGCAAATTTTAATCCCCATCTTAATTGACCACTTAAAGAGTAGACGCAACTTTACAGGGGAAATCGTCAAAACTGTTAGTGGTTCCGATTTGATTCCTAAAGTGGCTGCACTCCATAACTTATCAGTATTTGAAACAGCCGTAGGTTATAAATACATCGCTGACAGAATGTTAGCTGCACCAGTATTATTAGGTGGAGAAGAATCAGGGGGAATCGGTTACGGAAGCCACATACCCGAACGGGATGCCCTTTTAGCAGCATTGTACGTCTTAGAAGCCATTGTCGAATCTGGGCAAGATTTAGGAGATTATTATCGCCACTTACAACAGGAAACAGGCTTTACTTCCGCCTACGATCGCATCGACTTACCTCTAGCAAGTATGGATGTAAGAGCGCGTCTTCTGCAACAACTCCAAACCCAACCCCTCACCGAAATCGCAGGTAAAGCAGTTATTGACTGTAACACTATCGACGGCTACAAATACCGCCTAGCGGATAATAGCTGGTTAATGATTCGCTTCAGTGGTACGGAACCAGTCTTACGCCTCTACTGCGAAGCCTCCACCCTGGAAGAAGTGCATCAAACCCTAGCTTGGGCGAAACAGTGGGCCGAGTGA
- the rdgB gene encoding RdgB/HAM1 family non-canonical purine NTP pyrophosphatase, with amino-acid sequence MTKLLVVATGNQGKLREMQAYLVNTGWELRLKPAELEIEETGETFAANACLKASQIALATGNWAIADDSGLQVDALNGAPGVYSARYSNTDSERIARLLRELGNEVNRQAQFVCVVAIASPDGAIVLQAEGICHGEILHTPIGDGGFGYDPIFYVPEKQLTFAQMTPDLKKSVSHRGKAFAALLPQIEKLSIFD; translated from the coding sequence ATGACTAAACTTCTTGTGGTAGCAACAGGTAATCAGGGTAAGTTGCGAGAGATGCAGGCTTATCTGGTGAATACTGGCTGGGAATTGAGACTGAAGCCGGCGGAATTGGAAATTGAAGAGACGGGGGAGACATTTGCGGCTAATGCTTGTCTGAAAGCTTCTCAGATTGCTCTAGCAACGGGAAATTGGGCGATCGCTGATGACTCTGGTTTACAAGTAGATGCCTTGAATGGTGCGCCAGGGGTGTATTCTGCGCGTTACAGTAATACTGACTCTGAACGAATTGCGCGATTACTGCGGGAATTGGGTAATGAAGTGAATCGACAAGCGCAGTTTGTGTGTGTAGTGGCGATCGCATCTCCTGATGGGGCGATCGTACTACAAGCAGAAGGTATTTGTCACGGCGAAATTCTGCATACACCTATTGGTGATGGTGGTTTTGGTTATGATCCGATTTTTTATGTCCCCGAAAAGCAATTAACTTTTGCCCAGATGACACCAGACTTGAAAAAGTCAGTTAGTCATCGTGGTAAAGCTTTTGCCGCTTTACTGCCCCAAATAGAAAAATTATCGATCTTTGATTGA
- a CDS encoding adenylate/guanylate cyclase domain-containing protein: MTQLTLRLQQGDTETTVTVEQDIFTIGRLPECDLYLPFGGVSRKHAQLVKKADSTWIIKDLGSKNGTQVNQNTVNNTQQLQHGDVIWLGNVNLVVSLQAPVPSYPHKHVEMAADGEQRTIFRNVKQLQQQWIDADSHDGNIGNKDKTIARLKDLVDIAKNLCAAASIEEIFSQVQQVVFRYLSSIDRLALLIDVGGCGHLELVNAGTRSMTQQKYLLADGSWISRTICQKVFAEKVVIQTADTHKDERFSSEHSILLKGIRSAMAVPLWDENKVVGVLYADAHLSSYHWANEGEEELSFFSALANLVASSVQRWLLAEKLKTEEVIRHRLERYHSPAVVQQLIAVGGSPDGRLPPAESEISILFADLVGFTAISERLTPTAIAQLLNNLFEEMLQEVFAYSGTLDKYIGDCIMAFFGAPEPQADHADRATAAAKGMLNRMERLNANGFWQEPLQLRIAINSGKAVVGDVGSSQRVEYTALGGTINLAARMEGVCPPSECVISEATYQLLSQHSDFHEMGNHRFKGIDRLVKVYQTKLQQVTTIISH; the protein is encoded by the coding sequence ATGACTCAACTGACTTTACGCCTACAACAAGGAGATACGGAAACAACTGTTACTGTGGAGCAAGATATCTTCACAATTGGACGGTTGCCAGAATGTGATTTATATCTACCTTTTGGGGGTGTTTCTCGCAAACACGCTCAACTTGTAAAAAAAGCTGATAGTACATGGATCATTAAGGATCTGGGTAGTAAAAATGGTACGCAAGTGAATCAAAATACTGTTAACAACACTCAACAGTTACAGCATGGAGATGTCATTTGGTTAGGAAATGTGAACTTGGTAGTGTCGTTACAAGCTCCTGTGCCATCATATCCGCACAAACACGTAGAAATGGCAGCAGATGGAGAACAAAGAACAATTTTTCGTAATGTCAAACAACTACAACAACAATGGATAGATGCTGATAGCCATGATGGGAACATTGGTAATAAAGATAAAACAATTGCTCGTCTCAAAGACCTAGTAGACATAGCTAAAAATCTCTGTGCAGCAGCATCCATAGAGGAAATTTTTTCTCAGGTGCAACAGGTGGTTTTTCGCTACCTCAGTAGTATTGACCGATTGGCATTGCTAATTGATGTTGGTGGTTGCGGTCATTTAGAGTTAGTTAATGCTGGTACTAGAAGCATGACGCAACAGAAGTATTTACTAGCTGATGGTAGTTGGATTAGTCGGACTATCTGTCAAAAAGTATTTGCAGAAAAAGTCGTTATCCAAACTGCTGATACCCACAAAGATGAGAGATTTTCTAGCGAACACAGCATTTTACTCAAAGGCATTCGTAGCGCTATGGCTGTCCCATTATGGGATGAAAATAAAGTTGTAGGTGTGCTGTACGCTGATGCTCATTTATCTTCTTATCATTGGGCCAATGAAGGTGAAGAAGAACTCAGCTTTTTTTCCGCCTTAGCAAATCTTGTGGCTTCTAGCGTGCAACGTTGGTTATTAGCTGAAAAACTCAAAACCGAAGAAGTAATTCGTCATCGTTTAGAACGATACCATTCCCCCGCAGTTGTTCAACAATTAATTGCCGTTGGTGGTTCACCAGACGGACGTTTACCCCCAGCAGAAAGTGAAATTAGTATTTTGTTTGCCGATTTAGTTGGCTTTACAGCAATTTCGGAAAGATTAACACCAACAGCGATCGCTCAATTGTTAAATAATTTATTTGAAGAGATGCTGCAAGAAGTTTTTGCTTATAGCGGCACTTTAGATAAATATATCGGTGATTGTATTATGGCTTTTTTTGGCGCTCCCGAACCCCAGGCAGACCACGCTGATCGCGCTACAGCTGCGGCTAAAGGTATGCTCAATCGTATGGAACGCCTCAATGCTAATGGTTTCTGGCAAGAACCCCTACAATTACGCATTGCCATTAATAGTGGTAAGGCAGTTGTGGGCGATGTTGGTAGTTCCCAAAGGGTAGAATACACAGCATTAGGAGGAACGATTAATCTAGCAGCACGTATGGAAGGAGTCTGTCCCCCCAGCGAATGCGTTATTAGTGAAGCTACTTATCAATTACTATCGCAACATTCTGATTTTCACGAAATGGGGAATCATCGTTTTAAAGGTATTGATAGATTAGTCAAAGTCTATCAAACAAAATTACAACAAGTGACAACAATTATTAGTCATTAG
- the ylqF gene encoding ribosome biogenesis GTPase YlqF, with protein MSLTNNYKLNLIQWYPGHIAKAEKNLKEQLSRVDVVFEVRDARIPLATYHPQIDEWVGSKARVLVINRLDMIPGQVRSLWEKYFQNRGETPYFTNAQHGQGVVAVAKAAQAAGVELNQRRRDRGMLPRAVRAVVIGFPNVGKSALINRLLGKRVVESAARPGVTRQLRWVRISDELELLDAPGVIPAKFGNQDAAVKLAICDDIGEASYDNQLVAAALVDLLNFLLEQAGEILPKSPLYSRYELDSIPHTGEAYLHALAAHRYQGNVERTARQLLTDYRKGLLGTLPLELPPNLFS; from the coding sequence ATGTCTTTAACAAATAACTATAAATTAAACCTAATTCAATGGTATCCCGGTCATATAGCCAAGGCAGAAAAGAATCTCAAAGAACAGCTATCACGGGTAGATGTGGTATTTGAGGTTAGAGATGCGCGGATTCCTTTAGCCACATACCATCCGCAAATAGATGAATGGGTGGGAAGTAAAGCGCGAGTTTTGGTGATCAATCGGTTAGATATGATACCAGGACAAGTGCGATCGCTTTGGGAAAAATATTTCCAAAACCGTGGGGAGACTCCCTATTTTACCAACGCTCAACACGGTCAAGGTGTCGTTGCCGTAGCAAAAGCAGCTCAAGCAGCTGGTGTAGAATTGAATCAGAGAAGACGCGATCGGGGAATGTTACCCCGTGCTGTTCGTGCTGTAGTCATCGGTTTTCCTAATGTCGGCAAATCAGCCTTAATTAACCGTCTCCTCGGGAAGCGAGTCGTCGAAAGTGCGGCGCGTCCTGGGGTAACTCGACAACTACGTTGGGTGAGAATTTCTGACGAGTTAGAATTATTAGACGCGCCTGGTGTGATTCCGGCTAAGTTTGGCAATCAAGATGCGGCTGTAAAATTGGCAATTTGTGATGATATTGGCGAAGCATCTTATGATAATCAACTAGTCGCTGCCGCATTAGTAGATTTACTGAATTTTCTCCTAGAACAAGCTGGTGAAATACTACCAAAATCACCTTTATATTCACGTTACGAACTTGACTCCATACCCCACACCGGAGAAGCATATCTACACGCTTTAGCCGCACATCGTTATCAAGGCAATGTGGAAAGAACTGCTAGACAACTGTTAACAGATTACCGCAAAGGCTTGTTAGGAACTCTACCCCTGGAATTACCGCCTAACCTATTTTCTTGA
- a CDS encoding VOC family protein has product MGFEYTDTIVAIATLNIEKLVEFYTNLLGQEPITFIPNVYAEFKFNSWRLGIFQPQQTHESEFPHSDKNRISLCLEVSNLEEAIAHLTSIGFPPPGKIAIASHGKEIYAYDPDNNRIILHQAITSNN; this is encoded by the coding sequence ATGGGTTTTGAATATACAGATACAATTGTGGCGATCGCTACGTTAAATATTGAGAAATTGGTAGAGTTTTACACTAACTTATTAGGACAAGAACCAATAACTTTTATCCCTAATGTGTATGCTGAATTTAAGTTTAATAGTTGGCGTTTAGGGATTTTTCAACCTCAACAAACACATGAATCAGAATTTCCCCACTCAGACAAGAATCGAATTAGTTTATGCTTAGAAGTGAGTAATCTAGAAGAGGCGATCGCTCACTTAACAAGTATAGGTTTTCCCCCACCAGGAAAAATAGCGATCGCCTCTCACGGTAAGGAAATTTACGCCTACGACCCCGATAACAACCGCATCATTTTACATCAGGCGATAACAAGTAATAATTGA
- a CDS encoding proteasome protein: MEPEKLSRFKDYGELILQKLDFVPQSPSQKEDWVPASLDECLIRLREAAEKTVELATSPVKIGVMGEFSSGKTLLLGSLIGYADALPISENPTTGNVTAIHLVPQTGFATTQVDNFTVEYLTREGVNECLRFMLGEANRRTLAAGLPAIQPAKLNSGKDILDWCEATWNSSNNLELRYLLRELVLFIRAYSAYGEALCGGRYQIDATSAREGLQLAEQPLAIQTLGFEDLPPAHIRLPSPPQNLPIKLLQNSFPLIRRVDITVKISREIWDITDASEFIILDFPGLGAANSGARDTFLSLRELAEVQTILVLLNGKSPGSDRANKIFTMMQQQRPGQDLKDLILVGVGRFDQLPLESEGGERELDQLIDDNQNPNVSADKVLQKLRVLQTTIDGASAFTSQKDRIVLLSPLLGLAELSKRSSSVKAGSPEFLANLDYPDYLERSKRLQQKWGRLSDRLLESDPRSHLSRQLGYFAQDGGIAKLRELIQSHVATHGLKQLYADTQRAAENLQQQQENLKNIIAEIHAQGIPTGDSQDLIDLRTALENLDKTYRNFQKDLGKEPLKDRRGMVVSDVVKDELTFRILSWHQWTLLFNKAQNGTITITESKGAAGKLFDRGNKTNTTIPTQSDDFYPAFAKTVQELEEFARDRIRQAVLDLLHKLSHQIVSERDRLQTILNPEIEPEIENKFGAEAADLFYKLLLGCDPNQWQSAIISEINQQDKSLTPEVMFPLARQDEKHNIGQIFDWSPEKSQFSRSTNHQMFVLRLRDELTASASLHLVQYVSEVNQQVNAELAGILDQIIPTLQNLSKKDSLLRFIAAGDSPSQGAVPTWLQNLSEIADLAVNYQ, from the coding sequence ATGGAGCCAGAAAAACTCAGCCGTTTTAAAGATTACGGTGAACTTATTTTACAAAAACTGGATTTTGTCCCCCAATCTCCCTCACAAAAAGAAGATTGGGTTCCTGCTAGCTTGGATGAGTGTCTGATACGTCTCCGAGAAGCTGCGGAAAAAACGGTAGAACTAGCTACTTCGCCTGTAAAAATTGGCGTGATGGGAGAATTTAGCAGTGGCAAAACTCTCCTTTTGGGTAGCCTCATCGGTTATGCAGATGCTTTACCCATCAGCGAAAATCCTACCACAGGGAACGTCACAGCTATTCATCTCGTTCCCCAAACAGGCTTTGCAACTACACAAGTTGATAATTTTACAGTTGAGTATCTGACTCGTGAGGGGGTGAATGAGTGTTTGCGGTTCATGCTGGGGGAAGCTAACCGTCGTACCTTAGCCGCCGGACTTCCCGCAATTCAACCTGCAAAACTCAACTCCGGGAAAGATATTCTCGACTGGTGTGAGGCGACTTGGAATAGCAGCAACAATTTAGAATTGCGTTATCTGTTGCGGGAATTGGTGTTATTTATCCGCGCCTATAGTGCGTATGGGGAAGCCTTGTGTGGTGGACGTTACCAAATTGACGCGACATCTGCCCGTGAGGGTTTACAATTAGCAGAACAGCCATTAGCTATTCAAACTCTTGGCTTTGAAGATTTACCGCCAGCGCATATCCGCTTACCGAGTCCACCACAAAATTTACCGATCAAGTTATTACAAAATAGCTTCCCATTAATTCGTCGTGTTGATATTACAGTCAAAATTTCGCGGGAAATTTGGGATATAACTGATGCTTCTGAGTTTATTATTTTAGACTTTCCTGGCTTGGGTGCGGCGAATTCTGGCGCGAGGGATACGTTTTTATCTTTGCGAGAATTGGCAGAAGTGCAGACGATTTTGGTGTTACTTAATGGTAAGTCGCCAGGGAGCGATCGCGCTAACAAAATTTTCACGATGATGCAGCAGCAGCGTCCCGGACAAGATTTGAAGGATTTGATTTTGGTGGGGGTGGGACGTTTTGATCAATTACCGTTAGAAAGTGAAGGGGGAGAAAGGGAACTCGACCAACTCATTGACGATAATCAAAACCCTAATGTCTCGGCCGATAAGGTTTTACAAAAACTGCGAGTTTTGCAAACCACCATCGATGGTGCAAGTGCATTCACTAGCCAAAAAGACCGGATTGTTTTATTGTCGCCGCTTTTGGGACTGGCAGAATTATCCAAACGTTCTAGCAGCGTCAAAGCGGGTTCGCCGGAGTTTTTAGCTAATTTAGACTATCCAGACTACTTGGAGAGGTCGAAGCGGTTGCAGCAAAAGTGGGGCAGGTTGAGCGATCGCCTGCTAGAATCAGATCCACGCAGTCATTTAAGCCGACAATTGGGTTACTTTGCTCAGGATGGGGGTATTGCCAAGCTACGGGAATTGATTCAAAGTCATGTGGCTACTCACGGACTGAAGCAATTGTATGCAGATACTCAACGAGCTGCGGAAAATTTACAGCAACAACAGGAAAATCTCAAAAATATTATTGCGGAAATTCATGCTCAAGGTATCCCCACTGGCGACAGTCAGGATTTAATTGATTTGCGAACGGCGCTAGAGAATTTAGATAAAACTTATCGCAACTTTCAAAAAGATTTAGGGAAAGAACCACTCAAAGATCGGCGGGGAATGGTTGTCAGTGATGTGGTGAAAGATGAACTAACTTTTAGAATTTTAAGTTGGCATCAATGGACTTTGTTATTTAACAAAGCTCAAAATGGCACAATCACTATTACCGAATCAAAAGGTGCGGCTGGTAAGTTATTTGACCGGGGGAATAAAACCAATACTACTATCCCCACACAAAGCGATGATTTTTATCCAGCCTTTGCTAAGACGGTGCAAGAGTTGGAAGAATTTGCCCGCGATCGCATTCGGCAAGCGGTGTTAGACTTACTGCATAAATTATCGCACCAAATTGTCTCAGAGCGCGATCGTCTACAAACAATTCTCAATCCAGAAATAGAACCAGAGATTGAAAACAAATTTGGTGCAGAAGCGGCTGATTTATTTTACAAATTACTTTTAGGATGCGATCCTAATCAATGGCAATCGGCAATTATTTCGGAGATTAATCAGCAAGATAAATCCCTGACACCAGAAGTAATGTTTCCTCTGGCGCGTCAGGATGAAAAACACAATATTGGCCAAATCTTTGATTGGTCACCAGAAAAAAGTCAATTTTCTCGTTCGACTAATCACCAAATGTTTGTTCTCCGTTTACGAGATGAACTGACTGCTAGCGCTAGCTTACATTTAGTCCAGTATGTCAGTGAAGTTAATCAACAAGTAAACGCTGAATTAGCAGGAATTTTGGATCAAATCATTCCCACCTTGCAAAATCTTTCTAAGAAAGATAGCTTACTGAGATTTATTGCTGCTGGTGATTCTCCATCCCAGGGGGCCGTTCCTACTTGGTTGCAAAATCTCTCAGAAATTGCCGATTTGGCAGTCAATTATCAGTAA